In the Deferribacter desulfuricans SSM1 genome, TAATGTTGTAATGTTCATCTGTTATCAAAGTTATTATGGTTTTTCCGTTTTCATTTTTTCTTGCTGGTCTAATATCGATTACTTTTGCTTTAATGCGTTTTTTTATTGGAACAGTTGTTTTATTCTTTTTAGCTCTATCATTTACAATCGGAAAAGTTATTGCTGGTAATATTTTAATATCCATATTTAACCTCTGTTATTATTATCGGATATTTTGATTTAATCTTTATAGAATTCGTTTAAAAAAGAGTGATCATAGAGTCCTAAAAACTCTCTATGTTGTTTAAATTCATTTAGATACTTGTTAAATAAATTGTTTAATTTTAGAATTCCTTTGTTAGATTCTTTTATTTTATTATCAATACGCTGATTTAATTTGTTTAAAATTATTTTCTTCTTTTTTTTACTGTTGTTATATTTTAAGGAGATTCTTTTTTTTATATTTTTTAATCTATTTAGTTTATTCTTTTCCTCAAGAAGCATTTTATGTGCAATTTCTACTTTTTTTGAGTAATTTAAATAAGTTTCACTCTTTAGTTGATTTATTTCCTGTTTTAAATATGATAATTCGTCCATAAGTTATTTATAAGCTATTTTTGGCTATGGTTCAAGTATGTTAAATAGATTGTACAATATATTATTTGCTAATTATGGAGATCTAAATTGGTGGCCTGCTGAAACCCCATTTGAAGTTTGTATTGGTGCTATTCTAACACAAAACACAAACTGGAAGAATGTTGAAAAAGCAATTAACAATATGAAAATAAAAGGTGTCTTATCTCCAAAAGAGATTTTAAATACAGACTTAAATGTGCTAAAGGATTTAATAAAACCAGCTGGCTTTTATAATCAAAAAGCAGAAAGATTACAAATATTTTGTAACTTTATTATGAATCAGCTAAATGGTGACATTTTAAATTTAAAAAAATACAGTATTCATGAAGCGAGAGATAAACTGTTATCTTTAAAAGGGGTTGGGAAAGAGACTGCTGACTCAATTCTTTTATATGCATTGGATTTTAAAATATTTGTTGTTGATGCTTATACTATGAGGCTTTTTAGAAGGTATGGGATTGGTTATTTTGATAACTATGATAAATGTCAAGATTTTGTTCATAAAGATTTTCATGGCGAGCTTTATGATTACAAAAATTTTCATGCTTGTATTGTTGAAATTTGTAAAACTTATTGTAAAAAGAAACCTCTATGTAATATATGCTTGTTGAAAAAATATTGTAAAAAAGTATTGGAGTAATAATATAATGAATGGGTGAGATGGTCGGGTGATCGCCTAACCAATAGGGTTAGGAGGAAAGTCCGGACACCACAGGGCAGGGTAGTCGGTAACACCGACCTGCCGTGAGGCAGGGAAAGTGCCACAGAAAACAGACCGCCGAGCACCTCATTGTAAGTATTTTAATAGTAACAATAAAACACCTAAAATGAGGTGCTCGGTAAGGGTGAAAAGGTGGGGTAAGAGCCCACCGCTTCATCTGGTGACAGATGAAGGCATGGCAAACCCTACCCGGTGCAAGGCTAAATAGGTGAGCGCTTGAGGGTGGCCCGCCCGATGCTCACGGGTAAGCCGCTTGAGCTTGCTGGTAACAGCAAGTCTAGAGAAATGATCACCGCCCATTTATGGGTACAGAATCCGGCTTATAGACCATCTCACCCTATTTTTTTTGACAATATTAAAATGGTGAGAGCATAATTGATACTGTTGTTATATTTGAGTATTGCTCTAAAGTTTTGAAAAGTTAACCAATAGCTGTTATCGACTTTAATAATCTTAACAACATAATTTTTTCTAAGATTATATGGTATTTGTATATATCTTTTTATTTTGTATAGTTTTACAGTTTTATTGAGATTGATTTTATTGATATTTTTTATTTTGATTTTTATTGCAGTGGGTTCCCCTTTTTTGAAGCCTGCCTTTTGGAGATAGTTTGCCACACTTCCAATAGCATCAGGTATCTCTTTTATTATGTCAGTTTTACCGTTTTTGTTAAAATCTACTGCATATTTCAATATATTAGATGGCATAAATTGTGGTATACCTATGGCTCCAGCATAAGAAGAATAAATTTTGGTAGTGTTTAGCTTGTTTTTGTAGCAGAAAAAAAGAAAACTTGCTAACTCATTTGTAAAGTAGTTTTCCCGACGTTTGTATTTTGTGGCTAGAGTATATAAGCTATTTAATGCTTTAAATCTAAATTTGTGTTTACCATAAAACGATTCTATACCTATAATAGCTGCAATTATACGATAATCTACATTGTATGTCTTGGAAGATTTTCGTAGCCAGTATTTATATTTTTTAATAAAATTCCTACCCTGTATGATTTTATCTCTATTTATTAATAGCTTTTTATATTTATAAAAAGGGAGTTTTTCTTTTGGATTATTTATGAGCTTTAAAACATTTTCATCTACACTTGCTTTTGATAAAACTTTTATTATATACTCATCTGGAATATTGTATTTCTTTTTTATAATATGGGTGATATTTGATGAATAAACTGTAGGAAAGCTTAATAAAAAACAAAGTAAAATAATTATAATAATTTTCATGACAACTAATTTACTATTTTAAAATATTATTACAAGGGTAGGCTAATGAAAAAATTGGAAATAGTAGAAGGCTTAGAGGAGCATTATCAAAAAATAAATAAAAAATATAATAAGGGGAGTAGCTTCAATCCTTTTAAGTATTATAAATATGTTGATGGAAAAAATGTCCCAGTTTTTTTTATAGGGACTCCTGGTCTGGCTGTGGCAGTGAGTGCCACCTTGGTCGCGGGATTACTGTTTTATTTAATCCAGTTTCCTTTTAAACTTTATATTTGGATACCTTTTGGTATTTTTGTAGCTTTTATTATGAGGCTTGCTGTAAAGATAGACAAGGCAAGACAAATAAGAAGTTTTTCGTCTCATTTAGTATTAAGAGGGTTAAATTTTTTAAAGGAATTCAATAAAAGTCAAAATTCAGATTATCTTAATGAGGCTGTTAAAATTCTTGAAGAAGCCAATAAATGGGTTGATGATCCAAGATTACAGAAACAAATCGAGATAGCCAGATCTTTTGATATAATAGAGAAATAAAAAAGGGGAACGGCTCCCCTTTCCACTTTATTTATGACACTTATTACAAGATTTTCCTCTTGGCACTTTTTTAGCCTTATGACATGGCCAGCAAAACTCTTTGTGTACTTTATTACCAGTTCCTTTTACAACACCTGGATTAAACTCGCCACCTTTTTTGATATTTTTAAGTTTACCACCATTTGCGTCAAGGTGACATTCTGTACACTGATTTTTTGTTTGGTGGAACCAGTGAGGAAATTTAACTACTTTTTTAGTGGTTTTTGGAACATTAAACTTTTTAGAAAGGTCGATTACTTCTGGACCTTGTCCAGCAATTACGATAGATGAAAACACTATCAATGCTAGTAATATAAATAATTTTTTCATTGAAAAACCTCCTTTTAATATTTTATCAACTTATATTATATATCCTATAAATTGTCAAATATATTAAAGCTATTGATATTTGACAAAATAGAAGTAGTATGTTAATATTAAATAAAAAATCAGGAGGATATCGCTATGAGATATTTTAAAATGTTGCTTTTAATTACAGTAGTTTCAGCTTTTTTGTTTTCTTGTGCAAAACCACCTGTAAAAAAATATTCTGATGCGCAAAAGTCTGTTAACGAGGCTTGGGCAGTTGACGCTGATAAATGTGCTCCAAAGGAGTATGCTGCTGCAAAGAAATCTTTTGAAGAAGCAGAAAAGGAGATGGAAGAAGCTAAAAATCATACATTCAAAGGTAAATATTATGATAGAGCTGAAGCTAAATTAGAAGAAGCAAAAGCAAAAGCTGAAAAGGCTAAAAAAGTGGCTCAAAAGAGAAAAGAGGCTGCTGATAAGATAGGGAAAGATCTTGATGAGATGAGAGACGAGCTTGATTCTATTAAAGATGATGCTAAAAAATATGACCCTGTAGCTTATGCTGAAGCTGAGGCACTTTATGAAAAAGCACAAAAAGCTGTGGATGACTGTAAACCAGGAGAAGCTAATTTACTTATGACACAGCTTGAGGAGAAAATTGCTAAAATTAAAGAGAACATTGCAAAAGCAAAAGCTGAAGAGATGAAGAAAGCTCTTGAAAAAGAGAAAGCAGCTAAGGTTGAAAATTACACTGTTGTAAAAGGTGATTGTTTGTGGAAAATATCTGAATTGAAATATATGAACCCATTTATGTGGCCATTAATTTATTGGACAAATAAAGATATGATAAAAGATCCAGACTTAATTTATCCAGGACAAGTGTTTAAAATTAAAAAGGATTTTACAAGCACAGAAAAGTATGATGCAATTAATTTTGCTAAAAATAGAGGTCCTTGGTCACTTTTTGACGGTAAGTAATATTTAATATATTTTAAAGATTTGTTGTTTGAAAATTTGAATATCTCCGAGTGTATAAGCCTAAGGCTTAGCTAAGGTTTATACACCGGTTGGGCGTTAAAGCCCCCAGGGTATAAGTGGAAACGCTTATGCCTCCCGACTTGGAAAGGAGATGCTGGTTATAACGCCGGTTATCCTAGTTGGGGGTAGCCGGCTTTTTTTTTGGAGGTTATTGTGTTTCGAAAAGTCAAAATTGAAGATGCAGTTGGCTTGAAATTGGCACATGATATTACAGAAGTTAATTTGGATAAAAACTTTAAGGGTGTTGCTTATAAAAGAGGTTATAAGATTAAAAATGAAGATATTGAACATTTCAAATCATTAGGTAAATATTTTGTTTACGTGATGGATGAAGAAACCTTGGAAAGTGTGGTGCATGAAGATGATGCAGCTAAGATGCTTGCTCCTTTAATTGCAGGAGAAAATATAGATTATGATAAACCCTCTGAGGGAAAAGTAAATTTTTATGCAAAAATTAATGGATTGCTTAAAGTTGACAAAGAAAAGATTATTGCAATAAATCGATTGCAAATCCCATCGTTACCAACAAAACATTCAAATATCCCTGTAAAAGAAGGGGAGGTGGTTGCTGCTTTTCGTATTATCCCATTGTATTGTGATAATTCAATCATTGAAAAAGTTAAGGAAATTTTAGTTATCCCATCTTTAGATGTAATACCTTTTAAATTCAAAAAAGCAGGTGTAATTGTAACAGGTAATGAAGTCTATTATGGGAAAATTACTGATAAATTTTTGCCTAAAATTTCTTCTAAGCTTAAAAAGTTTGATGTAGAAGTTATTAAGTCTGATATTTTGCCAGATGAAAAAGATGTAATTGTTAATAAAATTAAAGAGTATATAAAAGATGTTGATATTTTATTTATTACAGGTGGTACATCTGTTGATCCTGATGATAATACTAAACTTGCAATTAGAGAAGCTGGGATTGATATTATTCAGGAGGGGAATCCTATTCAACCAGGAAATAATTTTACGATAGGTTATTATAATGATATCCCGGTTTGTGCTGTTCCTGCTGCTGCGCTATTTTATAAAGCGACTGCATTAGATATCTTTTTGCCAAGGCTAATAGCTGGTGATAAAATTTCAGTAGACGAGATAGCTGAATACAGTATTGGCGGACTGTGTCATTTTTGTAAAGTGTGTGTATTTCCAGTTTGTCCATTTGGTAAGGCTTAATGATTGAAATATCTATAAAGAAATATTTTAGAAGGAAAACTTTTGTTTATAATTTTTCTTCGAATAAGCAACGAATAGTTGTTTTTGGCCACAGTGGAGCTGGTAAATCTAATCTTGTAAAAATGATTGCTGGATTTTACCCCCCTGATGAAGGTTTTATAAGTATAAATGGAGTTACTTTTTTTAAAAAAGGGGAGATAAATTTATCAATCGATAAGAGGAGAGTAGGGTATCTTCCTCAAGAGTACACTTTATTTCCTCATTTAACAGTTTTAAATAATATTTTATATGGTGTTAAAATAAGAAAAATAAAAGCTGACAGAGAACTGTTTGAATTTCTTATTAATACACTTGAAATAGGTGAATATCTTGATAAGTATCCTTCAGTTTTATCAGGTGGGCAAAAACAGAGAATAGCTATTGCAAGGGCATTAATGGTAAATCCTAACATTTTATTGTTTGATGAACCCTTTTCGTCATTAGATAAACCGATAAAAGAAAGATTGATTGATTTAATCAATATTATTTTGCAACGGATGGATAAACCAGCAATTTTTATAACACACGATATTGATGACGCATATCTTCTTGGTGATGATGTTGTGGTGATTAAAGATGGAAAGGTGATTGAGTATGGTAATAAATCATCAATTTTTAATAAGCCTCAATATGTAGAAACAGCAAAACTAATAAATTTTAAGAATATTTGGGCGATTGATAAAGCTGGAAACGGTTATTTGATAGCCAATAATGAAAAATTATTGACTATTAATGCCATAGATGGTGCTAAATATGTAGGGATAAGACCAGAAAATGTGATGATAGTTAGAAAAGATGCAAAAGATAAAAAAGAAAATCAATTTGAAGTAGCTGTTAGGTGGATAAAAAGGCTGAGCGGGTTTTGTGAAATTAAGGTAGAACATGGTAACCTTGGAACTATTTATATTAAGTTGCCAGAACATGCTTTTAATAAATTAAATATTGTAGAAAATGAGAATATAAATATTTCTTTAAAAAGTGAATCATTAATAACGATGAAAGAGGTTACAAATGGTTAAAAAGGTTTTTATCATCTTTTTTTTGCTATGCTCATTAGGTTTTACTCAGGATATTTATTTCTATGTTGCATCATCAATGTCAAAACCTGCAAATGAAGTTGTCAATAATTTTAATAAAGTATCTAAAAATTTTAAAGTTGTATTGTTAACTGGTGGATCTGGCCAGTTATTAAATAAAATTGTTTTTTCTAAGAAGGGGGATTTATATTTACCTGCATCTAAAACTTTTAAGGATAAAGCTGTCAAGTTAGGATTGGTGGTTGAATCTATAGATTTATTATATCAGACACCGGTTTTTGGTTTATCAGAGAATGGGAAGAAAAAGATAAAATCTTTTGATGATATAGTAAAAAAAGATGTAAAGATTGCCCTTGGTAACCCAAAAACAATGGCTCTTGGTAAAATTTTTGAAAAAATAAAATTAAAATTACCCGAAGATATAGTGTTAGGTATTGAGAAAAATTGTGTAGTTAAAGCTGTAAATGTTGCTCAGATTGTTAATTATTTAAAAACCAATACGGTAGATGTTGGAATTGTATTTGATTCTGTAGCAAAAGTGCATGGATTTAAATATGTATCTTTTCCTGAAAGAGCTACGGTAAAAGATGTCGCAAGCGTAAATTTGTTGAATATAAGTAGCAACATTGAAAATGCAAAGATATTTCTAAAATATCTGCTTGAAAATAAAGGGATTTTCAAAAAATATGGTTTTGAAGTGATAAAACAATGAAATTTTCAAAGGTTTCAGCTTTATTAGCTTTACTACTTTCTTTGTTGATTATGATGTTGATACTATATTCTTTTAAAGATGTTAGTCTAAGCAGTATAAAAGAAATAGTAATTGATAATGGTTTTTTATCTGCTGTGAAATTTGGTTTTTTAACAGCAACAATGGCAACATTCTTTTCAGCAATTTTTGGAATTCCTGCAGGTTATTATCTTGCAAGGCATAAAAAGGGTTTTTCAAAAGTACTCGATGTATTTTTTGATGTTCCATTAATAATTCCACCACTTGTTGTAGGGGTTTTGATACTTAATTTATTTAACTCACCTTTTTTGAGTAAATTTTTTAATGTTATTTTTGATTTTAAAGGTGCAGTAATTGCTCAATTTTTTATTTCATTCCCATTTACTTTAAAATCTGCAAAGAGTGCTTTTGAGCTTGTCCCTCCTATTTATGAAAGGATTGCAATGACTCTCGGAGCAGGTTATTTTCGTTCCTTTTATGATACCACTTTTAAACTTGCATTCAGAGGGATTGCAGCAGGGATTATGCTAAGTTGGCTTAGAAGTTTTGGTGAATTTGGTGCTACTTTGATGGTAGCTGGCGGTATTCCCGGTAAAACAGAAAATGTACCAATAAATATTTATTTAAATATGACTGAAGGTAACTTCGAAAAAGGTATTGCTGCAAGTGTTTTGACAGTTATTTTAGCATTTCTGGTTATTTCTATAATAAAAATAATTTTTGATAAAAGAAGGTGGGATGATGCTTAAATATGAAGATGCAAAAGATATTATTTTAAACTGTTTTAATGAGGTAAAAGCAAAGAGTATCAATGTAATTAAGAGTTTTAATTATGTTTTAGCTGAAGATATTGTAACTATTAGGGATTATCCTGATACAAAAAAGAGTGCTGTTGATGGTTTTGCTATAAAGGGCTTAGATAGAAATAGTTATAGGATAGTAAATACATTTTCTCCGGGAATGCAAGTCGATATTAATTTGGGAAAAGGGGAAGCCGTATTTGTGATGACTGGTGCTGTGGTTCCTGAAAATGCTGATGCTGTAGTGCGAGTGGAAGATTGTGTGATAGATGGAGATATTGTAACTATAAATTGTAACTTAACTAATGGGATGAATATTAATAACATAGGTGAAGAAGTTGGTATAAATCAGCACGTTGTAACAAAAGGCGTTTTGATTAATGAGAGGATTTTTCCAATATTATGTTATCTTGGACTGAAAGAAGTAAAAGTATATGAAAAGCCCAAAGTTGGTATTTTTACAACAGGCAATGAGATATTAGAGCTTGGGGAGGATTACAGAAAAGGGTTTGTTTACAATACAAACAGATATATAGCTGAATGTTTTTTGAAAAAGTTGGAAATTCCCTATGAATATTATGGTAATATAATTGATGATGAAAATTCTGTTTTTAACGCTTTTGCTGAAATGACCGAAAAGTATGATATAATTATCAGTTCGGGTGGGATTTCAATGGGGAAATACGATTTTGTCAAGAAAGTATTAAATGATAAAAAATTTGATATAGTAGTGAATAAGACGAAGATAAAACCAGGTAGTCCATTACTTGTGGCAAGAAACAATAATTGTATGATTTTTGGAATGCCAGGGTATCCAGCAGCATTTTTTACAAATTTTGTATTATATCTGTTACCTTTTATTAAAAAAGCTTGTGGTTTTAGAGATTTTGAAAATAAAATTGTTGATGTTATACTAAAGGATTATATGCACTCTAGGAAATCATCTGATTATTTCAATAGGGCAACTATAAAATATGAAAATGGTAATTTTCTCGCCTATGGTGTAGGTTCTCAAAAGACTTCTCACTTTATAAATTTTGCTAAAGTAAATGGTTTTGTTAGAATTAAAGAGGGTGTTGGTGATTTGAAAGCTGGAGATAAATGCGAAGGATTGATTTTTAACTTTGAGAGTATATTATGAAATATATTTTTGGGCCAGTTCCATCACGAAGACTCGGTGCTTCGTTGGGTGTAAATTTAGTTCCAAAAAAGATTTGTTCACTTGATTGTGTGTATTGTGAAGTGGGGAAAACCACCGACTTTGAAATTGAAAGAAAGAGATTTTTTGCCCCAGATGATCTGTTGTCCGAATTCAAAATCATTTATGAAAGAAAAAAAGATATTATAGACGTTGTGACATTTACTGGTGCTGGTGAGCCCACATTAAATATTGATCTGACATATCTTGCTAGTGAAGTTAAAAAAAATATTGATAAACCATTAGCTGTACTTACAAATGGAACATTGCTTTTTAGAGAAGATGTTAGGAATGAGTTGCTCATTTTTGATATTGTTGTGCCAAGTTTTGACGCAGTTAGTGAAGATATATTTAAAAGAGTAAATAGGCCTCATCCGGAGCTCAAAATTGAAAAGATTATAAAGGGGTTAAAAGAATTTTCTCAGATTTTTAAAGGCAAACTATTTGTTGAAATTCTTTTAGTCAAAGGGGTAAATGATAGCAATGAGGAGTTAGATAAAATAGCAAATGTTTTAAAAGATATTAATTATACTAAAGTTCAGCTTAATACTGTGTTTCGTCCACCTGCTTACAAAGGTTTTCAAGGTTTAAATGAAGGTGAGTTGTTAGAAAAAGGGTTATATCTTGCTAAAAAAGGGGTAAAGGTTGAAACTGTTGGATCTTTCATCAAATCTTTAAGCAATAATAATGAAAACCTTGAAGAGGATTTGATTAGTTTGCTTTCGATGAGACCTTGTACTTTAGATGATTTAAAACTTTTATTCGAAAGGTCGGATATAGAAAAAATTATCAATAAATTAATTATTGATAATAAGTTAACAAAAGTTATTATAAATAAAGATGAGTTTATAAAAGTTAGAGATTGACAATATGATGTTTTTGTTTTAATTTAGAATAATTAAAAATTAGGAGGTCAATATGATTAGTAAAAAGATGGCTGAAGCATTGAATGAACAACTAAATAAGGAGCTTTTTTCTGCTTATTTATATTTATCTATGTCTGCTTATAGTGAGCATATTGGATTGAAAGGTTTTGCAAACTGGTTTTATGTACAATACCAAGAGGAAATGACGCACGCAATGAAATTCTATAAGTATATCTTGGATCAAGGTGAGCAGGTAAAACTAAAGGCAATTGAGCAGCCAGATCAGGAATTTGAGTCTCCTCTTGATATGTTTGAAAAAACCCTAGAGCATGAAAAATTTATAACAAAGTCTATAAATGATTTAGTAGACTTGGCTATACAAGAAAAAGATTATGCTACTCATACCTTTTTACAATGGTTTGTTACTGAACAGGTTGAAGAGGAAGCAAGCGTTAATGAAATTTTGGATCAATTAAAGCTGGTACAAAATTCAGGGAATGGACTATTTATGGTTGATAAGGAATTGGGTAGTAGGACATTCCAGCCACCAGCAGATGCTTAAAATTTCATGCTTGACATTTTAACTTTTGGATAGTAGTTAGATAATATGAGTGAAGTTTTAATGATGTCCATTATTAAAAAATCAGAAATTTCTCAGATGAGTTGTCCATATTCTTATAGATTTTTTTACTTTTTTTATAACATTTTTAGAGGTGCCGCCTGAATTGGCCATAATATTGTATTAAAAAATATAAAGGCCACAGGCGGCAAAACCGCTTGTGGCCTTTTTTTTTATCTAAAAGGAGGTTGTTATGATTGTAGTAATGAAAATTGGAGCATCAAAAGAGCAGTTGAAAGAGGTTTGTGATAAGGCTAAAGATCTCGGTTTTACTCCGCATGTCATTTACGGTAAAGAGAGAAATGTTGTTGGTCTTGTTGGAATAGGTGGAAGAAGGGACGAGGTTGGTATAATCGAGGATCTTCCAGGTGTTGATCGAGTAGTTCCAATAACTAAACCTTATAAGTTGGCAAGTAAAGAAGTAAAGCAAGAAACCACAATAGTTGAAGTAAATGGAGTCAAGTTTGGTGGAGAAGAGATCGTTGTTATTGCAGGGCCATGCTCCGTGGAAAATGAAGAGCAGATAATAAAAACAGCAGAGTATGTAAAAGCTGCTGGCGCAAAGATGCTTAGAGGTGGTGCTTTCAAACCAAGAACGAGTCCTTATTCTTTTCAAGGTTTAGGTGAAGAGGGGCTTAAACTTCTTGCTAAAGCTCGTGAAATAACGGGGCTTCCAGTTGTTACGGAAGTTGTTAACCCAAGAGATGTTGATGTTGTTTATAAATATGCTGATATGTTTCAAGTTGGAGCTAGAAATATTCAGAATTTTGCGCTTTTAAAATTGCTTGGGCAAACAGACAAACCTGTTTTGCTAAAAAGAGGGATGGCTACAACTATTGAAGAGTTTTTAATGTCAGCTGAATATATCTTATCTGAAGGGAATAAAAACGTAGTTTTGTGTGAAAGAGGGATTAGAACTTTTGAAACTGCAACAAGGAATACTTTGGATATTAGTTGTGTGCCCGTGGTAAAAGAGAAATCCCATTTGCCTATAATTATTGACCCATCCCATGCATCAGGTCATTGGCATTATGTCCCTGCACTTTCTAAGGCAGCAGTGGCTGTTGGTGCAGATGGATTAATTATAGAAGTTCATCCTGATCCAGAAAATGCTATGAGCGATGGTGCTCAATCTTTGAAACCTGATGTATTTTTAAGGCTTATGGGGGAGCTGAAAAGTGTTGCATTAGCAGTTGGTAGATATTTGCATTGAGAGGGTGCCACTGTTTAGTGGCAACTTCTTTTATTATTAAGTTTTGCTTGTAAATTGTATTTTTCCAATTTAAAATATCAATATGATTAAGAAGATCTGTTTATTTTTACTTTTTTCAGTATCTGTATTTGCTTATGGTATTTATGTAAATGAATCTGAATTTGCAACAGAAATAAAAATTGATAATATA is a window encoding:
- a CDS encoding molybdate ABC transporter permease subunit, with product MKFSKVSALLALLLSLLIMMLILYSFKDVSLSSIKEIVIDNGFLSAVKFGFLTATMATFFSAIFGIPAGYYLARHKKGFSKVLDVFFDVPLIIPPLVVGVLILNLFNSPFLSKFFNVIFDFKGAVIAQFFISFPFTLKSAKSAFELVPPIYERIAMTLGAGYFRSFYDTTFKLAFRGIAAGIMLSWLRSFGEFGATLMVAGGIPGKTENVPINIYLNMTEGNFEKGIAASVLTVILAFLVISIIKIIFDKRRWDDA
- the modA gene encoding molybdate ABC transporter substrate-binding protein; protein product: MVKKVFIIFFLLCSLGFTQDIYFYVASSMSKPANEVVNNFNKVSKNFKVVLLTGGSGQLLNKIVFSKKGDLYLPASKTFKDKAVKLGLVVESIDLLYQTPVFGLSENGKKKIKSFDDIVKKDVKIALGNPKTMALGKIFEKIKLKLPEDIVLGIEKNCVVKAVNVAQIVNYLKTNTVDVGIVFDSVAKVHGFKYVSFPERATVKDVASVNLLNISSNIENAKIFLKYLLENKGIFKKYGFEVIKQ
- a CDS encoding sulfate/molybdate ABC transporter ATP-binding protein, with translation MIEISIKKYFRRKTFVYNFSSNKQRIVVFGHSGAGKSNLVKMIAGFYPPDEGFISINGVTFFKKGEINLSIDKRRVGYLPQEYTLFPHLTVLNNILYGVKIRKIKADRELFEFLINTLEIGEYLDKYPSVLSGGQKQRIAIARALMVNPNILLFDEPFSSLDKPIKERLIDLINIILQRMDKPAIFITHDIDDAYLLGDDVVVIKDGKVIEYGNKSSIFNKPQYVETAKLINFKNIWAIDKAGNGYLIANNEKLLTINAIDGAKYVGIRPENVMIVRKDAKDKKENQFEVAVRWIKRLSGFCEIKVEHGNLGTIYIKLPEHAFNKLNIVENENINISLKSESLITMKEVTNG
- a CDS encoding endonuclease III domain-containing protein, whose amino-acid sequence is MLNRLYNILFANYGDLNWWPAETPFEVCIGAILTQNTNWKNVEKAINNMKIKGVLSPKEILNTDLNVLKDLIKPAGFYNQKAERLQIFCNFIMNQLNGDILNLKKYSIHEARDKLLSLKGVGKETADSILLYALDFKIFVVDAYTMRLFRRYGIGYFDNYDKCQDFVHKDFHGELYDYKNFHACIVEICKTYCKKKPLCNICLLKKYCKKVLE
- a CDS encoding lytic murein transglycosylase, with the protein product MKIIIIILLCFLLSFPTVYSSNITHIIKKKYNIPDEYIIKVLSKASVDENVLKLINNPKEKLPFYKYKKLLINRDKIIQGRNFIKKYKYWLRKSSKTYNVDYRIIAAIIGIESFYGKHKFRFKALNSLYTLATKYKRRENYFTNELASFLFFCYKNKLNTTKIYSSYAGAIGIPQFMPSNILKYAVDFNKNGKTDIIKEIPDAIGSVANYLQKAGFKKGEPTAIKIKIKNINKINLNKTVKLYKIKRYIQIPYNLRKNYVVKIIKVDNSYWLTFQNFRAILKYNNSINYALTILILSKKIG
- a CDS encoding LysM peptidoglycan-binding domain-containing protein gives rise to the protein MRYFKMLLLITVVSAFLFSCAKPPVKKYSDAQKSVNEAWAVDADKCAPKEYAAAKKSFEEAEKEMEEAKNHTFKGKYYDRAEAKLEEAKAKAEKAKKVAQKRKEAADKIGKDLDEMRDELDSIKDDAKKYDPVAYAEAEALYEKAQKAVDDCKPGEANLLMTQLEEKIAKIKENIAKAKAEEMKKALEKEKAAKVENYTVVKGDCLWKISELKYMNPFMWPLIYWTNKDMIKDPDLIYPGQVFKIKKDFTSTEKYDAINFAKNRGPWSLFDGK
- a CDS encoding cytochrome c3 family protein; translated protein: MKKLFILLALIVFSSIVIAGQGPEVIDLSKKFNVPKTTKKVVKFPHWFHQTKNQCTECHLDANGGKLKNIKKGGEFNPGVVKGTGNKVHKEFCWPCHKAKKVPRGKSCNKCHK
- a CDS encoding molybdopterin-binding protein; its protein translation is MFRKVKIEDAVGLKLAHDITEVNLDKNFKGVAYKRGYKIKNEDIEHFKSLGKYFVYVMDEETLESVVHEDDAAKMLAPLIAGENIDYDKPSEGKVNFYAKINGLLKVDKEKIIAINRLQIPSLPTKHSNIPVKEGEVVAAFRIIPLYCDNSIIEKVKEILVIPSLDVIPFKFKKAGVIVTGNEVYYGKITDKFLPKISSKLKKFDVEVIKSDILPDEKDVIVNKIKEYIKDVDILFITGGTSVDPDDNTKLAIREAGIDIIQEGNPIQPGNNFTIGYYNDIPVCAVPAAALFYKATALDIFLPRLIAGDKISVDEIAEYSIGGLCHFCKVCVFPVCPFGKA
- a CDS encoding radical SAM protein; the protein is MKYIFGPVPSRRLGASLGVNLVPKKICSLDCVYCEVGKTTDFEIERKRFFAPDDLLSEFKIIYERKKDIIDVVTFTGAGEPTLNIDLTYLASEVKKNIDKPLAVLTNGTLLFREDVRNELLIFDIVVPSFDAVSEDIFKRVNRPHPELKIEKIIKGLKEFSQIFKGKLFVEILLVKGVNDSNEELDKIANVLKDINYTKVQLNTVFRPPAYKGFQGLNEGELLEKGLYLAKKGVKVETVGSFIKSLSNNNENLEEDLISLLSMRPCTLDDLKLLFERSDIEKIINKLIIDNKLTKVIINKDEFIKVRD
- a CDS encoding molybdopterin molybdotransferase MoeA; protein product: MMLKYEDAKDIILNCFNEVKAKSINVIKSFNYVLAEDIVTIRDYPDTKKSAVDGFAIKGLDRNSYRIVNTFSPGMQVDINLGKGEAVFVMTGAVVPENADAVVRVEDCVIDGDIVTINCNLTNGMNINNIGEEVGINQHVVTKGVLINERIFPILCYLGLKEVKVYEKPKVGIFTTGNEILELGEDYRKGFVYNTNRYIAECFLKKLEIPYEYYGNIIDDENSVFNAFAEMTEKYDIIISSGGISMGKYDFVKKVLNDKKFDIVVNKTKIKPGSPLLVARNNNCMIFGMPGYPAAFFTNFVLYLLPFIKKACGFRDFENKIVDVILKDYMHSRKSSDYFNRATIKYENGNFLAYGVGSQKTSHFINFAKVNGFVRIKEGVGDLKAGDKCEGLIFNFESIL